One Salmo trutta chromosome 12, fSalTru1.1, whole genome shotgun sequence genomic region harbors:
- the LOC115202720 gene encoding nucleoside diphosphate-linked moiety X motif 19-like produces the protein MNTALRHWKEAATVILAAGTRHKLTVDSLTRCVDKGTSTPVISGHPNLPDRFAFDYEVLLLKRSGTTGFMPNAYVFPGGMVDPSDFSSQWLDLFKSFQSLLNFGLGFVKQPPETRPPIFSTDRKKLGSPVPGDVALRICAVRETFEESGVLLVVPKEEESILLNNSIENNRYSPSELTRITDLCDKSELAKWRVLVNENPSNFIRMCRELECLPNIWALHEWGKWLTPTGVYGKQRRYDMAFYICCLQETPPHTMQDEKEIVHFKVIP, from the coding sequence ATGAATACGGCTCTGAGACACTGGAAGGAAGCCGCGACGGTCATACTAGCTGCTGGTACGAGACATAAACTCACTGTAGATAGTTTGACAAGGTGTGTCGATAAAGGCACCTCTACACCTGTGATCAGTGGACATCCCAACTTGCCTGACAGGTTCGCCTTCGACTATGAAGTGTTGTTGTTGAAACGAAGCGGTACGACTGGTTTCATGCCGAATGCTTATGTCTTTCCCGGTGGTATGGTGGATCCGTCAGATTTCTCAAGTCAATGGCTTGATCTTTTTAAATCTTTTCAGAGCTTACTGAATTTTGGACTGGGATTTGTGAAACAGCCTCCAGAGACGAGACCTCCTATCTTCTCCACGGACAGAAAGAAACTGGGTTCTCCCGTTCCAGGAGACGTCGCATTGAGAATCTGTGCAGTGAGGGAAACGTTTGAGGAGTCAGGTGTACTTCTAGTCGTGCCAAAAGAGGAAGAGAGTATTTTACTTAATAACAGCATCGAGAACAACAGATACAGTCCGTCTGAATTAACCAGAATAACCGATCTCTGTGACAAGAGTGAATTGGCTAAATGGAGAGTGTTGGTAAACGAGAACCCCTCTAACTTCATCAGGATGTGCAGGGAGCTGGAGTGTCTACCTAACATCTGGGCTCTGCATGAATGGGGTAAATGGCTGACCCCTACTGGTGTGTACGGGAAACAGAGGAGGTACGACATGGCCTTCTACATCTGCTGCTTGCAGGAAACACCACCTCACACCATGCAAGACGAGAAGGAAATTGTGCACTTTAAGGTGATACCATAG